AATACGATCACGAGCATATCAATATGCGGAGTGATGAATGGATAGAATCCCTCTATAAGGATGGCCGGAAGTACAGCATCAATCTCAGAACAAAGAAAGTAGAAATAGATACCTGCGAATGTCTGCCAACAGAGGATCTGTCAAGTCTGGATACACAGCTGGGCAACTATACCGGGCAGCGTAGAAATGGCAAATGGGGGTTGGTGAATGCACAGGGCAAATTGATCCTTGACCATGTATATGACGACATTAACAATTTCGGTGACAGCAGCGGGGTAGTGGGCATCGTCCGTAATGAAAAATATGGGGTGGCAGATAGTACAGGTAAGATCATCATTCCACTGGCTTATGATTATTGGGTGGAACCACAGTGTAATGGAGCTGTATTTTTAGGAGAAAAAAACGGGAAAGGCGTTGCATTTGACAAAACCGGGAAACAGATCTTAACACAATACAGCCATTTTAAAACAATGGCCCTGGAAGATGGGACGAGGATGATCTCGATTGTACAGGGTAAGTTAATGGGTTTTTATAACCCTGCCAGCGGCAAACTGGTACCTCCTAAATACACGACCCTCAGTTATTATGGTGATTCACATTACCTCACAATCGGGGTAGGTGACAAATATGGATATATCGACAAAGAAGGGAAAACGATTGTACCACCTATCTACGATTACACAGATCTTCATTACATAACCGGGAATGACCTGCTGGTAAAAGTGACCCTGAAAGATAAAATGGGTGTGTTTGATATCAAACAACAGAAAGTGATCATTCCGCTCGTGTACGATTACATTTCCAACTATACAGACAGCTCCATCCTGCAGGTGAGCAAAAACGGGTTAAATGGATTGTATGATATTTCAGGCAAGCTGCTTTGTCCGGTGAAATATAAAGACATCATTCCTTTTGACACCGTATATTCCTATTTAAAGGCGAAGGATACATCAAAAGTAGAAGTATTGAACAACCGTACACATGAGCTGACAAAACTGCCATGGGATACCGCGTTTGTGGCATATGAAGGCCATTTTTTGCTGGTATGGGAGCATGGTAAGAGTTTCATCTATGATATAGAGAAAAAGCAGCGGGTAGAAGGCGCTTATTCAAAAGGTGGTTATCCTGAATACCTGGGGTATTTTGTAAATCACCGTGCGAGTATCATGAAGAACAAAAAGTTTGGTTATATCGATCCGAAAGGAGATTTCGTGATCCAGCCTAAGTATGATTATATTTCTAATTTCCACAAAGGGGTAGCAGCAGTGTATCAATGCCTGGATACGGCGAATCGCATTTACAAATACGGCTATGTAGATTCAACAGGCAGGGAAATCGTACCGGTTATTTATGATTTACCGCAGCAGATTGTGCAGCGATTTTCAGAAGAAGCTTTCTTTGGAGAGGAAGATGCAGAGACGCTGGTGCTGATGAAAAACGATGGCAGAAGAGGTCTGGCAGGGTTAAATGGCAGGATTATATTGCCGGTGAACTACGATAATATCTCTCCAGAAAAACATGGCAAGGGTTACCTGGTACAACAGGGAGATAAGTTCGGTATCCTGGATACGAATGGCAATGAAATATTGAAACCCCAATATGTAGATATCATGCTGAATGAAATGGCAGGGTATGATGGCAAGGTATCATTTAGTTTTCCGGTAATGGCGAGAGAAGGTAATGATGATAACTGGATGTATATAAACGAACATGGCAAATCGATCGGTGTGAAGGTAGCAGCTTATGTAGATATGAGGATATTGGATTGGGGAGAATTACCGATAATAGATCCCCCGGTCGTGCCGGCGCCACCGTTGCCAGGCGGAGATAAAGAGCCACAATAAAAAGAATGAGCGCCTGAGGCGTTTAAATGGCAACCGTAACAGCATAAAAGGGAGTGTATCAAAAGTATGATACACTCCCTTTTCTTTTTACCTTTGATCTGTTATGAAAAAGATACTCCTTTCCATCTGCTTATTCATCAGCATGGTGAGCCATGCACAGCACACCACTTATTGCAATCCAATCAATATTGACTATGGCTATACACCTATTCCCGACTTTGCGGAATGGGGAAAACATAGGGCCACAGCAGACCCTGTCATAGTGAATTACAAAGGAACCTATTATTTGTTTTCGACGAACCAATGGGGCTATTGGTATAGCGAAGATAGGGTGAACTGGACCTTTGTATCCAGGCGGTTTCTGCGCCCCTGGAATGCAGGATACGATGAATTATGTGCGCCGGCAGTGGGTGTAGTGGGAGATACGATGATTGTATTTGGGTCAACCTATACACGGAACTTTACTTTATGGATGAGCACCTCGCCGAAGGAGAATGCCTGGAAACCATTGGTAGATTCTTTTGAAATTGGAGGTTGGGATCCCGCATTCTTTACGGATGATGATGGCCGTTTGTATATGTATAACGGGAGTAGTAACCGGTATCCATTATATGGCGTGGAGCTGGATCGTACGAGTTTTAAACCGGTCGGAACCAGACAGGAAATGTATTTGCTGGAACCCTGGAGATATGGCTGGCAGCGGTTTGGAGAGCATATGGATAATACCTTCCTGGATCCGTTTATTGAAGGTGCCTGGATGACGAAATACCATGGTAAATATTACCTGCAATATGGCGCACCGGGTACAGAAATGAGCGGGTATGCAGATGGTGTGATAGTAGGCCCTGCACCATTAGGGAATCACTTCACACCACAATCAGATCCATTGTCATTCAAAGCTGGTGGCTTTGCAAGAGGTGCAGGGCATGGCGCTACATTTACAGATAACAAAGGTGCATATTGGCATGTGAGCACAATGGGCATCAGTGTGAAGAATAATTTTGAACGCAGGATCGGCATCTGGCCGGCAGGATTTGACCAGGATGATATGATGTATTGTAATACAGCCTTTGGCGATTACCCGCATTATACAAATGGTGATTTTACCGGGTGGATGTTGTTGAATTATAACAAGCCGGTAACGGTATCGTCTACATTAGGACGTTATACTGCCAACAATGCGGTAGATGAGGATATTAAAACCTATTGGAGTGCCGCCAGTGGCGATGCAGGAGAGTGGATACAATCTGATTTGGGCAATGTGTCTGAAGTACATGCCGTGCAGGTAAACTATGCAGACCAGGATGCCACTTTCTTAGGCAAGCAAACGGATATTTATCACCAGTATAAATTGATGTATTCATTAGATGGAAAGAAATGGGTGTCATTAATCGATAAAAGCAAAAATAAAACGGATGTGCCGCATGATTATGTCGCATTCGCAACGCCTTTAAAAGCCAGGTATATCAGGCTGGAAAATGTACATATGCCAACCGGGAAGTTTGCCATCAGTGGTTTGCGGGTATTTGGAAATGCATCAGGCCGCAAACCCGTTCAACCGGAAAACCTTATCGTGCTGCGTACAGAAAAAGATAAGCGGAGTGCATGGGTAAAATGGAAGCCAGCCACGGATGCTTATGCCTATAATATTTACTATGGTACCGCACCTGGTAAGTTGTATACAAATATCATGGTGTACAATGCAAATGAATACTGGTTAAAAACACTGGATACGGAGAAGATTTATTATTTTACAATAGAAGCCATTAATGAAAATGGGGTATCGGACAAGACCAGGGTGCTGAAGGTCGAATAATCATTCTAACTTATGAAATCCCATTAAAAATGATAAATCTCAGCTCCTCACCCGCCTTCAATCATACATAAAAGGTGGCTAACGATTTTGGACCGATTATCCTATTAATACGCCGTTTATTACCAGCTGAAAAACCATCTGATTTTCATCTTTGCACTGTTAAACAACACAATTGAAGATGAAACGAGCCTTCTTGTGTATCCTCGCGTTTTTTCCACTACTCATCTATGCGCAGGATACCATCAAAAAACGGCCTGCTCCGAAATTCTTACCACTGAATTATGAAGAAGATTACCGCTATCTCTCGAATAAGGAGCTAAGAACCGGACTATGGGCAAAACTGAAATACATTCCTCTATGGAAAAACGGATACATTACTATCGGTGGTGAAATCCGTCCCAGAGGGGAGTTTAGACAACATTTAAAATATGGTAAAGGCAATGAAGACCAGGGCTTCGACTGGCAACAACGCTCCCGCTTATGGGCTGATATCCATATTTTAACTAACCTCCGGGTATTTGGTGAAGTACAATCCGGTACTACCTACGAACTGGATTATAATCCCTCTCTGACAGACTATAACCCCGGCGAACTCCACCAGGCATTTGCTGAATATACGGTGAACTTAGGCGCCGGCAGCAAAGTATATTTCAGAGCTGGCCGCCAGGAGATCTTGTTTAACAAAGCACGTTTATTCGATGTAAGACAGCCACCCAATAACCGTCACTCTTTTGATGCAGGTAGGATCGGTGTGAAATTGGGCGCGTGGAATTTCGGTGTGATCGGTGGGGAGGAAGTACAGGACAAAGCCGGTTACTTCAACGACCCTTCCAACAAGAACCTGAAATTTGGTGCTGCACATGTATCCCTTAAATTAGGTGGTGTATTGCCAAATTCTACGGCAGAACTGCTGTATATCTATACCGATAAAAAAGGTGCTGCCAATGCGCTGTACAACGGCACTAGAAATACTTTGTCCGCCCGCATCGGTGGTGTAGAAGGAGGCTGGAACTACGATGTAGAACTGGTAGGTCAGACAGGTAAAAGCAATGCAGGAAAACAGATCCATGCATGGTATGTGGCGACAGAAAGTGCCTATACCTTTAAGGCAAAATGGAAACCATTCGTAGGTACCCGCATCGATATCGCTTCAGGTGATAAAGACTCAACTGACAACAAGAGTAACAGCTATGACTATCTCTGGTCAAAAGGTATGAGCTGGGTGCCGGATCTGGGGTAT
This Chitinophaga sancti DNA region includes the following protein-coding sequences:
- a CDS encoding alginate export family protein; its protein translation is MKRAFLCILAFFPLLIYAQDTIKKRPAPKFLPLNYEEDYRYLSNKELRTGLWAKLKYIPLWKNGYITIGGEIRPRGEFRQHLKYGKGNEDQGFDWQQRSRLWADIHILTNLRVFGEVQSGTTYELDYNPSLTDYNPGELHQAFAEYTVNLGAGSKVYFRAGRQEILFNKARLFDVRQPPNNRHSFDAGRIGVKLGAWNFGVIGGEEVQDKAGYFNDPSNKNLKFGAAHVSLKLGGVLPNSTAELLYIYTDKKGAANALYNGTRNTLSARIGGVEGGWNYDVELVGQTGKSNAGKQIHAWYVATESAYTFKAKWKPFVGTRIDIASGDKDSTDNKSNSYDYLWSKGMSWVPDLGYTNIAAVGPIFGCKPTAKLSIDFTVQELWRTSREDGIYAMSGIQIRSASAGTSSVIGTRCVAKAEYQLNPFLLFGAYMNETFKGEYLKQAGSSQNMVYAHLYSVFRF
- a CDS encoding discoidin domain-containing protein; translated protein: MKKILLSICLFISMVSHAQHTTYCNPINIDYGYTPIPDFAEWGKHRATADPVIVNYKGTYYLFSTNQWGYWYSEDRVNWTFVSRRFLRPWNAGYDELCAPAVGVVGDTMIVFGSTYTRNFTLWMSTSPKENAWKPLVDSFEIGGWDPAFFTDDDGRLYMYNGSSNRYPLYGVELDRTSFKPVGTRQEMYLLEPWRYGWQRFGEHMDNTFLDPFIEGAWMTKYHGKYYLQYGAPGTEMSGYADGVIVGPAPLGNHFTPQSDPLSFKAGGFARGAGHGATFTDNKGAYWHVSTMGISVKNNFERRIGIWPAGFDQDDMMYCNTAFGDYPHYTNGDFTGWMLLNYNKPVTVSSTLGRYTANNAVDEDIKTYWSAASGDAGEWIQSDLGNVSEVHAVQVNYADQDATFLGKQTDIYHQYKLMYSLDGKKWVSLIDKSKNKTDVPHDYVAFATPLKARYIRLENVHMPTGKFAISGLRVFGNASGRKPVQPENLIVLRTEKDKRSAWVKWKPATDAYAYNIYYGTAPGKLYTNIMVYNANEYWLKTLDTEKIYYFTIEAINENGVSDKTRVLKVE
- a CDS encoding WG repeat-containing protein, with amino-acid sequence MKYRLLASCLLLLTGSIRAQQKYEGGSLFVQGFARVIDQGQSIYIDSTGKIAFDTIYNDRSLSEGWVDIDTVYLPQDILQVGLKGKQGVMTVLGKWILPPEYDTIDTQSVEQWMVKKDNKVSLYTSKGFILPFRFEDSNQLDSAWFAVKENGKWGVYNKETDQLTVPYTYEDIDYCYGCNTKGDYVFAQKDGKWGVMSFNNEILVPFEYDHEHINMRSDEWIESLYKDGRKYSINLRTKKVEIDTCECLPTEDLSSLDTQLGNYTGQRRNGKWGLVNAQGKLILDHVYDDINNFGDSSGVVGIVRNEKYGVADSTGKIIIPLAYDYWVEPQCNGAVFLGEKNGKGVAFDKTGKQILTQYSHFKTMALEDGTRMISIVQGKLMGFYNPASGKLVPPKYTTLSYYGDSHYLTIGVGDKYGYIDKEGKTIVPPIYDYTDLHYITGNDLLVKVTLKDKMGVFDIKQQKVIIPLVYDYISNYTDSSILQVSKNGLNGLYDISGKLLCPVKYKDIIPFDTVYSYLKAKDTSKVEVLNNRTHELTKLPWDTAFVAYEGHFLLVWEHGKSFIYDIEKKQRVEGAYSKGGYPEYLGYFVNHRASIMKNKKFGYIDPKGDFVIQPKYDYISNFHKGVAAVYQCLDTANRIYKYGYVDSTGREIVPVIYDLPQQIVQRFSEEAFFGEEDAETLVLMKNDGRRGLAGLNGRIILPVNYDNISPEKHGKGYLVQQGDKFGILDTNGNEILKPQYVDIMLNEMAGYDGKVSFSFPVMAREGNDDNWMYINEHGKSIGVKVAAYVDMRILDWGELPIIDPPVVPAPPLPGGDKEPQ